A genomic segment from Mesotoga infera encodes:
- a CDS encoding sulfide/dihydroorotate dehydrogenase-like FAD/NAD-binding protein yields the protein MFTVLSKERISPDTYDIWLSHPEIYKYAKPGQFLIIRIDEYGERIPLTIASADKGRVRVIVKAVGKTTYKLCSLSEGESVADIVGPLGNPSEIEKLGTVCVVGGGVGIAPLFPIARALKVAGNEVIGILGAAKKEQLIMLNEFRPFLDRLYITTDDGSLGSKGTVTNPLKEVIKERPPASIWAIGPMV from the coding sequence ATGTTCACAGTACTCTCAAAAGAGCGAATTTCGCCGGATACCTATGACATCTGGCTTTCTCATCCTGAGATCTATAAATACGCAAAGCCCGGCCAATTCTTAATAATAAGGATAGACGAATACGGTGAGAGAATTCCTCTCACAATTGCGTCAGCCGATAAAGGAAGGGTAAGAGTTATTGTGAAGGCCGTGGGCAAAACCACCTACAAGCTCTGCTCTTTGAGCGAGGGCGAATCAGTTGCTGATATAGTAGGCCCTCTCGGAAATCCCAGCGAGATAGAAAAACTTGGAACGGTCTGTGTGGTGGGCGGCGGTGTAGGCATTGCGCCGTTGTTTCCCATTGCCAGGGCCCTGAAAGTGGCAGGAAATGAGGTCATAGGAATACTGGGCGCTGCAAAGAAGGAGCAGCTGATAATGCTGAATGAATTCAGGCCTTTTCTTGACAGGCTGTACATAACGACCGACGACGGTTCCCTCGGTTCAAAAGGAACGGTAACAAATCCTCTCAAGGAAGTTATCAAGGAGCGTCCGCCTGCTTCAATCTGGGCTATAGGACCCATGGT